A window of the Cicer arietinum cultivar CDC Frontier isolate Library 1 chromosome 6, Cicar.CDCFrontier_v2.0, whole genome shotgun sequence genome harbors these coding sequences:
- the LOC101511569 gene encoding UDP-URONIC ACID TRANSPORTER 1-like produces MNTLQIQGGKSGKMATPNNKENMFICFLVSLWYSSNIGVILLNKYLLSNYGFKFPIFLTMCHMSACAVFSYISIVFFKVVPQQMIKSRSQFIKIATLSIVFCGSVVGGNISLRYLAVSFNQAVGATTPFFTAVFAYLATFKREAWITYAALVPVVAGVVIASGGEPGFHLFGFIMCLSATAARAFKSVLQSILLSSEGEKLNSMNLLLYMSPIAVILLLPAALIMEPNVLDVTISLGREHKFMGVLLFLNSATAYAANLTNFLVTKHTSALTLQVLGNAKGAVAVVISILLFRNPVTFIGMAGYSVTVMGVAAYGETKRRFR; encoded by the exons ATGAACACACTGCAAATCCAGGGAGGCAAATCAGGGAAAATGGCGACTccaaacaacaaagaaaacatGTTCATATGTTTCCTTGTATCCCTTTGGTACTCATCAAACATTGGTGTCATTCTCCTCAACAAATACCTTCTATCAAACTATGGTTTCAAGTTCCCAATCTTCCTCACAATGTGTCACATGTCAGCTTGTGCTGTTTTTAGCTACATCTCCATTGTTTTCTTCAAGGTTGTTCCTCAACAGATGATTAAATCAAGGTCACAGTTCATAAAGATTGCAACTTTGAGCATTGTTTTTTGTGGGTCTGTTGTTGGTGGTAACATCTCTCTTAGGTATTTGGCTGTTTCTTTCAACCAAGCGGTGGGTGCAACCACACCATTTTTCACTGCTGTTTTTGCTTATTTAGCTACCTTTAAAAGAGAGGCTTGGATTACATATGCTGCTCTTGTTCCTGTTGTTGCTGGAGTTGTCATTGCAAGTGGg GGTGAGCCAGGGTTTCACTTATTTGGATTTATTATGTGCCTAAGTGCAACTGCTGCAAGAGCTTTCAAGTCTGTCCTTCAGAGCATTTTACTTTCTTCTGAAGG GGAGAAGTTGAATTCAATGAATCTGCTTCTTTATATGTCTCCAATTGCGGTCATACTTTTGTTGCCTGCTGCGCTTATCATGGAGCCGAATGTTTTAGATGTCACAATATCACTTGGAAGGGAACATAAGTTTATGGGCGTGCTTCTTTTTCTTAACTCAGCCACAGCATACGCAGCAAACTTAACAAACTTCTTGGTGACTAAACATACAAGTGCTTTGACACTCCAG GTATTAGGCAATGCAAAAGGTGCTGTAGCTGTTGTTATCTCAATACTCTTATTCAGAAACCCTGTCACTTTTATTGGCATGGCTGGATACAGTGTTACTGTAATGGGAGTTGCTGCATATGGAGAAACAAAAAGGAGGTTTAGATGA
- the LOC101511899 gene encoding calcium-transporting ATPase 4, plasma membrane-type-like has protein sequence MEMRLLKDFELDPKNPSVEALRRWRSAVTLVKNRRRRFRMVADLQKRSEAEHIKQGIKEKIRIALYVQKAALQFIDAGNRVEYKLSQEATEAGFDIHPNEIANIVRSQNYKHLSNNGGVEAVARKLSVSMDEGVNEASIDCRQQIYGANRYTEKPLRTFLMFVWDALQDLTLTILMVCAVISIGVGIATEGWPKGMYDGVGIILSIFLVVIVTAVSDYKQSLQFMDLDKEKKKIFVQVTRDGKRKKISIYDIVVGDIVLLSTGDQVPADGIYISGYSLLIDESSLSGESEPVFINEKHPFLLSGTKVQDGQGKMLVTTVGMRTEWGKLMETLNEGGEDETPLQVKLNGVATIIGKIGLAFAIVTFLVLTIRFLVEKALHGEIGNWSSNDAMKLLNFFAIAVTIIVVAVPEGLPLAVTLSLAFAMKKLMNDKALVKHLSACETMGSVSCICTDKTGTLTTNHMVVNKIWIGENTTQLRGNESADELKTSISEGVLSILLQAIFQNTSAEVVKDNNGKNTILGSPTESALLELGLLLGYDFDARNRSKAYKILKIEPFNSVRKKMSVLVGLPDGTVQAFCKGASEIILKMCDKIIDCNGEVVDLPADHANNVSDVINGFASEALRTLCLAVKDINETQGEANIPDSGYTLIAIVGIKDPVRPGVKEAVQTCMTAGITVRMVTGDNINTAKAIAKECGILTDDGVAIEGPSFRDLSTEQMKDIIPRIQVMARSLPLDKHKLATNLRNMFGEVVAVTGDGTNDAPALHEADIGLAMGIAGTEVAKEKADVIIMDDDFTTIVNVVKWGRAVYINIQKFVQFQLTVNIVALIINFFSACITGSAPLTAVQLLWVNLIMDTLGALALATEPPNDGLLQRPPVGRGTSFITKTMWRNIIGQSIYQLIVLAILNFDGKRLLRISGSDSTEVLNTLIFNSFVFCQVFNEINSRDIEKINIFRGMFDSWIFLLIIIATVAFQVVIVEFLGAFASTVPLNWQFWFFSVLIGAISMPIAVVLKCIPIERKNTSKQHHHDGYEALPSGPELA, from the exons GAAAAAATTCGTATTGCTCTCTATGTTCAGAAGGCAGCATTGCAATTTATTGATG CTGGCAATCGAGTTGAATACAAGCTATCACAAGAGGCAACAGAAGCTGGTTTTGACATTCATCCCAATGAAATCGCTAATATTGTTCGAAGCCAGAATTATAAGCACTTGAGTAATAATGGTGGAGTTGAAGCCGTTGCAAGGAAACTGTCGGTTTCTATGGATGAAGGTGTCAATGAAGCAAGTATAGATTGCAGACAACAAATCTATGGGGCCAATCGTTACACGGAAAAGCCTTTGAGAACGTTCCTGATGTTTGTATGGGATGCATTGCAGGACTTAACTCTAACCATTCTCATGGTTTGTGCTGTAATTTCGATAGGTGTTGGGATTGCCACTGAAGGGTGGCCAAAGGGAATGTATGATGGTGTTGGAATCATACTCAGTATATTCTTGGTAGTAATTGTCACTGCTGTCAGTGACTACAAGCAATCATTACAGTTCATGGATTtggacaaagagaagaaaaagatCTTTGTTCAGGTCACAAGGGATGGGAAAAGAAAGAAGATATCAATTTATGATATAGTAGTTGGTGATATTGTTCTTTTGTCAACTGGAGATCAAGTTCCAGCTGATGGAATTTATATATCCGGTTACTCTTTGCTTATCGACGAATCGAGTTTGTCAGGTGAGAGCGAACCTGTATTTATAAACGAAAAACACCCTTTCCTTCTCTCAGGAACTAAAGTGCAGGATGGTCAGGGAAAAATGCTGGTTACAACTGTTGGCATGAGGACTGAATGGGGAAAATTGATGGAAACTTTAAACGAGGGAGGAGAGGATGAGACTCCATTGCAGGTGAAATTGAATGGAGTTGCTACTATTATTGGTAAAATTGGTTTGGCTTTTGCCATTGTGACATTTTTGGTATTGACTATAAGGTTTCTGGTTGAAAAAGCTCTTCATGGTGAGATTGGTAATTGGTCTTCAAATGATGCAATGAAGCTACTGAACTTCTTTGCTATTGCTGTAACCATAATAGTTGTTGCGGTTCCTGAAGGATTACCACTAGCTGTGACTCTAAGTCTTGCTTTTGCtatgaaaaaattaatgaatgaCAAAGCACTTGTGAAACATCTTTCTGCTTGTGAGACTATGGGTTCAGTTAGTTGCATTTGCACTGATAAGACAGGTACATTGACTACTAACCATATGGTGGTTAACAAAATATGGATAGGTGAAAATACCACCCAGTTGAGAGGTAATGAGAGTGCAGATGAACTGAAAACAAGCATATCTGAAGGAGTTCTAAGCATCCTTTTGCAGGCtatatttcaaaatacttcaGCTGAAGTAGTCAAGGATAACAACGGAAAGAACACGATATTGGGTAGCCCAACAGAATCAGCATTATTGGAACTTGGCTTGCTTTTGGGTTATGATTTTGACGCACGCAACCGCAGTAAAGCTTATAAGATACTTAAGATTGAGCCGTTCAATTCAGTTCGGAAGAAGATGTCTGTACTCGTCGGTCTCCCTGATGGAACGGTCCAAGCTTTCTGTAAAGGTGCAtctgaaataatattaaaaatgtgtGACAAAATTATTGATTGCAACGGGGAAGTAGTTGATCTTCCTGCAGATCACGCGAATAACGTCTCAGATGTTATAAATGGCTTTGCATCTGAAGCTTTAAGAACTCTATGTTTGGCTGTCAAAGATATAAATGAAACTCAGGGAGAAGCTAACATTCCTGATAGTGGTTATACTCTAATAGCTATAGTTGGAATCAAGGATCCTGTACGCCCTGGCGTTAAGGAAGCTGTTCAAACTTGTATGACAGCTGGAATAACCGTCCGCATGGTCACTGGTGATAATATAAATACAGCTAAAGCTATAGCTAAAGAATGTGGTATACTTACCGATGATGGTGTAGCGATAGAGGGACCAAGTTTTCGTGACTTGTCTACTGAGCAAATGAAGGATATCATACCAAGAATCCAG GTGATGGCACGGTCCTTACCGCTTGACAAGCATAAGTTAGCGACCAATTTGAGGAATATGTTTGGTGAGGTTGTTGCTGTTACTGGCGATGGAACAAATGACGCTCCTGCTTTGCATGAAGCAGACATTGGACTTGCCATGGGCATAGCTGGAACCGAG GTTGCCAAAGAAAAAGCTGATGTAATTATAATGGATGACGACTTCACAACTATTGTCAATGTGGTGAAATGGGGACGGGCAGTGTATATAAACATTCAAAAATTTGTGCAGTTTCAATTAACAGTTAATATTGTTGCACTTATTATCAACTTCTTCTCTGCATGCATCACTG GGTCTGCACCACTCACAGCTGTTCAGTTGCTTTGGGTCAACTTGATTATGGATACTCTAGGGGCTTTAGCTCTTGCTACTGAACCTCCCAATGATGGACTATTGCAAAGACCCCCAGTTGGAAGGGGAACAAGCTTTATCACTAAAACCATGTGGAGGAATATCATTGGTCAAAGTATTTATCAACTAATTGTACTTGCGATTCTAAATTTTGATGGGAAGAGGCTACTCAGAATTAGTGGATCAGATTCAACTGAAGTGCTCAACACTTTGATATTCAACTCCTTCGTATTTTGCCAG GTGTTTAATGAGATAAACAGCAGAGACATAGAAAAGATAAACATATTTAGAGGCATGTTTGACAGCTGgatatttttgttgataattatCGCCACCGTTGCATTTCAAGTGGTGATAGTTGAATTCCTTGGAGCATTTGCAAGCACTGTGCCTCTAAATTGGCAATTCTGGTTTTTCAGTGTTTTAATTGGAGCAATTAGCATGCCTATAGCTGTTGTCCTAAAATGCATCccaattgaaagaaaaaatacaagtaAACAACACCACCATGATGGTTATGAGGCACTTCCATCTGGTCCCGAGCtagcataa